The Nocardia sp. NBC_01503 sequence ACGCGCAGCAGCATGGTGGGCCATATCCGGCCACAACCGCTGCGGGGACGACATCGGTTGGGACCGGGGCGATTACGCGGTTTCTGCGGCCTGTCGCCTTCCAGTCGGTGCCGGACGAACTGCTACCGCCGCAGTTGCGGGCGGCTAATCCGCTGGGTCTGCCGCGATCGGTGGATGGAGTACGCGCGCAATGATTCTCGACTCGTTCGGAGCGGCGGCTCTCGCCGGGAGTGACGTGCTCATTATCGGTGGCGGCATGATCGGCTGCGCGCTCGCGGATCGGCTCACCCTCGAAGGTGCGTCGGTGCGGGTGTGTGAGGCGGGTGGGCTGGCGTCGGGGACCACCGCGCATGGTGAGGGCAATGTCCTGATCTCGGATAAGGGGCCCGGGCCGGAGCTGGAGCTCGCGCGCTACTCGCGCGGATTATGGCCGGAGGTGCTCGAGCGAATCGCCGCACTGCTGCCCGTGGAGGCGGCGGCGGTCGAATGGGAACCCAAGGGCGGCATAGTCGTTGCCACCACCGAGGCCGGGGCCGTCGCACTGGACGAGTTCGCCCGTGGGCAGCGTGCCGCCGGGGTCCGCTGCGAGTCTCTCGACGCGGATCAGCTGGCGGCGGCGGAGCCCGCATTGACCCGGGATGTGACCGCGAGCGTCTATTACCCCGACGACGCTCAGGTCCAGCCCGTCGGCGCGGCGGCGGCCCTGATCGGGTCCGCCGTCGCGGCCGGTGCGATTGTCGAAACACGGTGTGCCGTCACCGGACCCATTATCGAAGGCGGCCGGTTGATCGGGGTGCGCACCACCTCCGGCTTCCGCTACGCGGATGTGGTGATCAATGCCGCCGGTCCGTGGTCCGGACCGGTTTCCGAAATCCTCGGTGCACCGATCGCGGTCAAGCCGCGGCGCGGGGATGTGCTGATCACCGCACCCATGCCACCGACCGTCTTCCACAAGGTCTACGACGCCGATTACGTCGGTGCGGTGGGCAGTTCGGATGCGGCACTGCAATCCTCGGCGGTGGTGGAGTCCACGCGCGGCGGTCCGCTACTGCTCGGCTCGTCCCGGCGGCAGTGCGGTTTCGACGATCGGATTCGGCCGGACAGTCTGGCCGCCATCGCGCGCAAGGCATTACGGCTGTATCCGGTGCTCGCGGAGGTCGCGATCATGCGCGCGTACGGCGGATTCCGGCCGTATGTCGACGATCATCTGCCGGTGATCGGCCCGGATCCGCGACTGCCCGGACTCTGGCATGCCACCGGGCATGAGGGCGCGGGTATCGGGCTCTCGGTCGGCACCGCGCGGTTGCTCGCCGACGCTGTGGCGGGCCGCCCGGGCGAGGTCGATATCGCGCCCTTCGCCGTCGGCCGTCCCGCGGTCATCGCCGTAGGGGAGTACCTATCACAAGGAGCCTCGGCACTATGAGCCCCAATCTGATTCCCCCGGAGAGCGATCCGGTCGGTCGTTCGGACCGCCCGCTCACCATCATCTGCGACGGCATCGAGGTGCCGGGCGTGCACGGCCAGACCCTGGCCTCGGTCCTGCTGGCCGCCGACCGCTCGCACTGGCGGACCGCACCCAATGGCGCACCGCGCGGCGTGTTCTGCGGTATCGGAGTCTGCTTCGACTGCGTCGCGACCGTGAACGGTGTGCCCGATATCCGGCTGTGTCGGCGACCGGCTCGGGATGGCGACCGCATTGCCACGCAGACCCGGGTTATCGCCACGCGGACCGAGGCAGGGCAGCGATGAGCAGGCATGTCGTGGTGATCGGCGGTGGACCGGCCGGGACCGCCGCGGCGGAATCCGCACTGCGGCACGGTGCTTCGGTGACATTGATCGATGCCAATGAGGCGCTCGGCGGACAGTACAACCGGCGGATTCCCACCGACTATGGTGTGCGCCGGCCACTGTCCATCGGACACGGTTACCGGGCGTCCGAGCATCGCGCACGATGGCTGACCGAACATCCGCGCTGCGAGTATCTGTCGTTGGCGGCGGTCTATCAGATCGAACGGCATGCCGAAGGCGGTTGCCCCGCAGTGCGATTGCTGATCGGGGTCGAGGGTGACCGGCGCACACATCGCGTCGTGCAGGGCGATGCGCTGATCATCGCCACCGGTGCGTACGACCGGGTATGTCCATTTCCCGGCTGGGATCTGCCCGGCGTGTACACCGCCGGTGCCGCGCAAACCCTCGCGAAGACCCAGCGCGTACTGGTCGGCAAGTCCGTATTGCTCTCCGGTACCGGACCATTCCTGCTCCCGGTCGCGCAATCACTGGCCTCAGGAGGCGCGAAGGTCCTGGGCGTGCTCGAGGCCAATCCGGCTCGGCGAGTGCTACGGCAGTGGGCTGCCCGCCCTTGGGAGCTGAGGCATAGCGCGGGTAAGGCGGTCGAGCTGTTCGAATACCTCGGATCCGGAGTGCGACACCGTATTCCACTGCGCACCTCGACCGCGATCGTCGCGGTGGCCGGTGACGGCAGGGCGGAGGAGGCGACCATCGCCCGCCTCGACGCGGAGTGGTTGCCGATTCCCGGCAGTCACACCACCATTCCCGTGGACGCGGTAGCGGTATCGCACGGTTTCACCCCTCAGCATGAGCTCGCGGTCGCCACCGGTGCGCGTTTGACCGCCGAAGGTTTCGTCGTGGTCGACGACTCCCAGCGCACGACCGCCGAATTCGTGTGGGCAGCAGGGGAAATCACCGGTATCGGGGGCAGTCGAGTCGCCGCCGTCGAGGGCTGGGCCGCTGGAATGAGCGCCGCCGGAGCCGACCCGACCTCCGACCGCGCACTCCGTGCCCGCCACCGCACCGCGCGGCAATTCGTCACCCGCCTGGCCGCCGCCCACCCGCTCCGTCCCGGCGCACTGGCTTGGTCCAACCCCGACACGGTGATCTGTCGCTGTGAGACAACCACTCTCGGCGAACTCACCGCCGCATGGGCGCGCGCCGCGGGCGATGGCTACCGCCCCGCCAAACTCGCCACTCGCGCGGGTCTCGGTCCCTGCCAGGGCCGCATGTGTGCCACCAATATCGAGGCGCTGCGGCTCCGGAACTGTCAGTCCACGGCCGCGATGAATCGAGATGTCCGTGCCGGTGCGCACCTCGGCGGTGCGTGCACCGCGGCATCCGGATCGCCGGGGCGAGTGTGCCCGTCGGCGTCTCTGGGTAGCGGGAACTCCGCCGCGCCGTGGTGCGGGGAGGAGCCCGGTGCCGAGATTCCCTGCGGCGCAGCACTCCCGGATGGTGCCGCACTCCCCGGATTGGCGGCCGCCACGCCTGCCTGGCGTCCCCTGGCCGCCCCGATCCGCCTGCGTGAACTCGCCGAAATCGATAGTGAAGGACTGTCCTGATGCACAGCAGCAAGATCATCTCCGCGATCGACACCCATACCGAGGGCATGCCCACCCGGGTGATCACGGGCGGGGTCGGCACGATTCCCGGCGAGACCATGGCGCAGCGGCGCACGTATTTCCTCGAGCATCTGGACGGGTTGCGCAGGCTGCTGGTGAACGAACCGCGCGGGCACGCGTCGATGAGCGGGGCGATTCTGCAACCCGCGACCACCCCCGATGGACAGTACGGCGTGTTGTTCATCGAGGTCAGTGGGCTGTTGCCGATGTGCGGTCACGGAACCATCGGGGTGGCGACCGCCTTGGTCGAGGCGGGAATGATTCCGGTGACCGAGCCGGTGACCGAGATTCGCCTGGATACCCCGGCCGGGCGCGTGGTCGCCACCGTGAATGTGACAGCGGG is a genomic window containing:
- a CDS encoding NAD(P)/FAD-dependent oxidoreductase, giving the protein MILDSFGAAALAGSDVLIIGGGMIGCALADRLTLEGASVRVCEAGGLASGTTAHGEGNVLISDKGPGPELELARYSRGLWPEVLERIAALLPVEAAAVEWEPKGGIVVATTEAGAVALDEFARGQRAAGVRCESLDADQLAAAEPALTRDVTASVYYPDDAQVQPVGAAAALIGSAVAAGAIVETRCAVTGPIIEGGRLIGVRTTSGFRYADVVINAAGPWSGPVSEILGAPIAVKPRRGDVLITAPMPPTVFHKVYDADYVGAVGSSDAALQSSAVVESTRGGPLLLGSSRRQCGFDDRIRPDSLAAIARKALRLYPVLAEVAIMRAYGGFRPYVDDHLPVIGPDPRLPGLWHATGHEGAGIGLSVGTARLLADAVAGRPGEVDIAPFAVGRPAVIAVGEYLSQGASAL
- a CDS encoding (2Fe-2S)-binding protein, with translation MSPNLIPPESDPVGRSDRPLTIICDGIEVPGVHGQTLASVLLAADRSHWRTAPNGAPRGVFCGIGVCFDCVATVNGVPDIRLCRRPARDGDRIATQTRVIATRTEAGQR
- a CDS encoding FAD-dependent oxidoreductase; this translates as MSRHVVVIGGGPAGTAAAESALRHGASVTLIDANEALGGQYNRRIPTDYGVRRPLSIGHGYRASEHRARWLTEHPRCEYLSLAAVYQIERHAEGGCPAVRLLIGVEGDRRTHRVVQGDALIIATGAYDRVCPFPGWDLPGVYTAGAAQTLAKTQRVLVGKSVLLSGTGPFLLPVAQSLASGGAKVLGVLEANPARRVLRQWAARPWELRHSAGKAVELFEYLGSGVRHRIPLRTSTAIVAVAGDGRAEEATIARLDAEWLPIPGSHTTIPVDAVAVSHGFTPQHELAVATGARLTAEGFVVVDDSQRTTAEFVWAAGEITGIGGSRVAAVEGWAAGMSAAGADPTSDRALRARHRTARQFVTRLAAAHPLRPGALAWSNPDTVICRCETTTLGELTAAWARAAGDGYRPAKLATRAGLGPCQGRMCATNIEALRLRNCQSTAAMNRDVRAGAHLGGACTAASGSPGRVCPSASLGSGNSAAPWCGEEPGAEIPCGAALPDGAALPGLAAATPAWRPLAAPIRLRELAEIDSEGLS